agacattcaaggagtgctcgatcttctcccgtggtacccccggcatgtttgtaggtttctaagcaaacacatcggcgttggcacgtaggaaggagacgagcacgctttcctatttggggtcaaggtgagccccaatcttcatggtcctTGGAGGCGCCATCGAGGCCagggccgacctccttgatttccttagacttggcggaggcgcggggaagctctagctctagaatctccatgtcatcagtgGGTGCTGTCTTGGCTTCGGCAACCACACTGGCCatatggatggagaggtcggtggcttcagcgagagcgagactctctgtctctcaAGCATAGgtaatggagaggttggcccgcagagccaggactcctagcaggcgaaggcatcttcaacaccaaatacgcatagtgcggtacgaccatgaacttggccagggctggccgaccaagtatggcatggtaggcggtgtcgaagttggcgacgtagaagttgatatgctcgacgcgATAGTTGCCtgccatgccgaactgtactagtagggtgatctctccaagtggtctggatgcccttccaggtaccacaccctagaaggaggagtccgagggtgtgagatctgatatctcgaggcccaactcccttagtgccccagcgaagagtaggttcaaagcactgccccCGTCAACAaagacttttctgaagagcaccttctggacggttgcgtcaaggacgagggggaaacaccttgtgtagggtatgtctgcccactggttggccctactgaatgtgatggggaccttggaccatgggcgatagctggggtcggtggtggtttcctctgaagtgacagcgagcactcgtcgggtggcgagcttccgttcccttctactctcagtggaggtgaggcccccaaagatggtggcggaCCACCTTattgtggtcctagaaggcattgttgttgccctcaggtggtcggcgacctccggCTCCATCGTTGGCGTCGTCATTGAGtctcttgtcctggaactccctagctagaccaatgcagtccttcatcttgtgtttggcgttcttgtgaagagggcacggcgcatcgaggatcttttggtactgttcatcgtagttgtgcttggcgcgaggttgactgaCAGCGGCGATGATGTGTTCTGGCCGAcggcggtgattttggccaggcctgcGTCCTCCTATCCGATCACGATGGTAGCTATAGTCGTTGGGGCGGCGGTTGCTTTGACGTCGGTCGTTAGGGCGATCGTCATAACGATGAGGCGGGCGCTGggtgcctgcatcctcgttgaagcgcacctcggcttcctcagcgTCGGCATACTGGTTGGAGGTAGTTATCATTTCACTAATACCGGTGGGCGGCTtccggttgaatttggagcgaagctcgcgatggtgtagtcctcggataaaggcggtgatgacttcagcttctgtgatgtcgggaatagagttcctcatctcggagaaacgccgaatgtagctgcggaggagcttaGATGGCTTCtcgttgatgcggctgagatcatgcttcatgccgggtcgagtacacgtggccatatagttgtcagtAAAGACTTTCTTCGGCTCTTCCCATGACCCGATGGAGTCCGGcgcaaggctggtgaaccagctcatggcaggtggcgtgagaatgatggggagataatttgccatgacattggtgtctcctccgatggcgcggacagcagtggcataagcctacagccactAAGTCAGGTttattcttccttcgtagggctcgaccccggtgatcttaaaaccacggggccaccgaagcgttcggagtgcccttgtgaaagctggaggcccctcagggttgtcaaCACCGTCGTCTATGACGTTGCGGTCGGGATAGGTTCaagggctgagtccgggttgccgtactccttTTTGTAATCCTAGCGGCGAcacacttcgtcttcatggcgaccaaagcgacgttgctcgatatGCCATCGCGCATCCTAGAGGTTGCTGAGATGCACtctagcatcctgttcgacctcctggtcgtgctggcgatggtgttcggcgtgATGCCCCCCGGGTCCCCCCTGAAGAGGTAGCGACAGGTCGGCGAAACAGCTTTGACTGGGGCAGCGATTGGATCTCGGCGCAGCTGATTGGTGAATCATGCtagtagagcacgaaggtctctgatcctcgcaaatctcattgacctgacagtgagccgctttaagcatggcggcgatcttggcgagctcaggcgtttgagggaaacgagcgagctcgttGGTGGCTACTActaaattggcgcttggagtcttgaagacgtcatggccatcgacgtggagaaattcttcgtcgaggtcgcggtggagcgggagcggtcttccttgagaaaagagccgattattccgagcagcctcggccctcgcgatggctgcctcgttttctcgccgctgcgcgcggttgacgttctggttttcccgagcaacgcgctcctcctcggttttgccGTTCTGAGGAGGGCTGTTGAAGCTaacgttgaagatcgcaccaccccgaaagggtgggaggagaaattgatcggagaaggtttcggcgagggtctccgtagagccctgagactcagagcCCGGAATTTCTTCTGGGATCGTTTGGAGGGGCACCCCGGGGCTTCagcctaagtgtagcgtgttgacggCTGGTGGAAGCTGGATGGCGACCTGGTCGGTGAGTAGACGGGTGGAGTCCACCTGGCcggcgagtttgccccttagggcgtgttggtaagcggcggcggcgttggtgaatccgaagggtagggccgtaacccttgCAGTTTCCcgggcagcctccgatagatctggatcggagggtggtcggcgctgaaccagagtgtccagagccgattcggcgatggagagacagTCGGCGAGCTTCAatccaacccgatcgatggactcgatcagatcgtcgttgtggatctgcctcctctagtagcgaggaagtggatGGCGAgtcgtatcttcaggatatcttcctgatgtcttgcggaaagcgccgagtagagtcgtgccccgcaaggcttcttcttatgggctgggccacccctaggggcgcagcccatgtggtctgccgtgggtatccgggtcgtacaccccacaggaACCCATGCGAGATCAGCATGCTCCTCGGGGGAAATGTCGCTCAAGAATCGTGGGGACTCCATCACCGTCGCTACCTCCGGGACTGGGCGCCGACGCTGCTCCCTTCGTTGCTACAGAAAGCGGGCGCTGCTGCCGTCGCGAGAAGCGAGCCCCGCCGTCGTCGCAGCCGTGTACGGGCGCCGCCACTGTGGCCGTCGCAGGGCGCCACCGGCGGTGGGGGAGATGGCGCGGCCGCTTCCTGCTGCTTTTCCGTGCGAGCGAGTTGAGGGCAGCCACATGCACTGACGCACAGGCTCCTGAAGTCCAGATCCGTTCTGAACTGAAGGGATAAAGAGAAAATGGCATATCCGTCATTTCGCGTGGTTGTCCATTAAAACCAAATAAAATAATGAGTTGGGTGTCCTGTAGCAAATTACCCATGATTTTTTATGTCTTTTGGCTAAGGCATATTTTTTAGTGGTTTTTAGCAAAGGCCACGTTCTAACGATGTCCCATGGCCGATTTTGCCTAATATCTAACCATGTAACGGCAATGACAATGAGGGGATCAAAATTTTCAAATAGATGACAGTGAGGTAAATTTGGAAATTTTGATGGCAATGAATTAGTGGCAACCAAGAAATTATCTCTTTTTCTTTCGAGCAGGCAAGCCACTCCTACGCTGCAGAAGCGTTTTGGCCGCCGCCGCTTTTCGCTGACCAGCCGACAAGTTACGTTCCTATGGGAACGTGGAAAAGCAGCACCGGTCCAGCCCGAATTCTGATCCGTCCCTCCCAGTCCCAAAAGCTGCCGCGCCCTGACGCAAAGCGCCCGCAGCGATCAGCCACAGGCGCCGTGTCGCTCCCATGTCCCCGCGACACGACGTCCTGCCGGTCGGCTTGCCTGTGTCGCCGAGCCTCCTGGCCCAGTTGCCCTGCTGCCGGCTGCCGCTGTCCAGCCCGAAAACACGCTTCGGCGCCGGGCCAGGGTTAGGCCTGCCGCCTGCGCGGCCGACGAGGAAAAAGGCGTCGAAACCCTTCCCCTCCACGGAAGCCCCGTTTCCACCGCGCGCCAGGCGCCAAAACAGCCGTcgtcgcgggggggggggggggggggccgcgCTGACGCCACCCAGCCACCCCGAACAAAGAGGAAGCGGCGCGCGGCCCGAGCGCTGCGCAGTCACTGCGCCAGCATGTCGTGGTCGCCCCCTGGGGTTTCCCGCCCGCTTGATCTATAGATGTCCCTTTTGAAAACCCCGGCCCGCGACGCTTCTGCTTCCAGCCTTCCACTTCCGGACGAGACGATCGCCTAGCGCGCTACGACTACGAGCGTTTGACGCCAGCCCAACTCGCTGCTCGGTTCAGTTTCTTGTGGGCGGAGACATGGTGGTGACGGACGACGGAGAGTGGGAGCGCtcgacgccggcgccggcgccggcgctgcgGAAGAAGGAGCGGGGCCGGAGCCACAGCGAGGCCGAGCGCAAGCGGCGGCAGCGGATCAACACGCACCTCGCCACGCTCCGCACCCTCGTCCCCTCCGCATCCCGGGTACGTGCGTGCGTTACACACGACACGAGAGACAAAAACGATCGAAGGAGCATGGGCTCCCTTGCGAATGATGCATAGCTCTCTCCTGAATCCTGATGCGGTGCATGGTGGTTGGCTCGCGCTCGTGCAGATGGACAAGGCGGCGTTGCTGGGCGAGGTGGTGCGGCACGTGCGGGAGCTGCGCGCGAAGGCGAGCGACGCGGCGGCGGGGGTCGGCCCCGGTGTCATCCCGGGGGAGGGCGACGAGGTGGgcgccgaggaggaggacgacgacttCTGGCGGCGGCACGGTCGTCACTTCGGCGCCGATGCCGAAGACAGCCTGCCGCCGCGCCGCG
This DNA window, taken from Miscanthus floridulus cultivar M001 chromosome 13, ASM1932011v1, whole genome shotgun sequence, encodes the following:
- the LOC136499011 gene encoding transcription factor AIG1-like, translating into MVVTDDGEWERSTPAPAPALRKKERGRSHSEAERKRRQRINTHLATLRTLVPSASRMDKAALLGEVVRHVRELRAKASDAAAGVGPGVIPGEGDEVGAEEEDDDFWRRHGRHFGADAEDSLPPRRVVRAWVCCDDRPGLLSDLGRAVRSVRNARPVRVEIATVGGRTRSVLELDVRGDDDDDGNATAAAGNGRAVALSTLRAAMRAVLLNRDDHVVASAGEGYKRPRFSSAQIAKVQ